In a single window of the Fusarium falciforme chromosome 3, complete sequence genome:
- a CDS encoding Raptor-N domain-containing protein, which yields MTAVSLQQTSPAPHLLPSHTRTRFAAASSSANARPSPTHIHHDNHALSHHDNLPAPAATATATLRDPPPAMALRSEFNGTSAPTADSNGVASRAQPVLNGRPAPNQLPRSDDDDDDQRPSSAPGRRNGNAVLETRDDIEHHQQKRPVKPLLLRSKSDYARPMDEPEIVKDDIPEWGARHGFEDHYQSEDIISDLANNWYMYFTDKRHETTGKPKPLQYELQDWRQRDRLKTVSAALAVCLNIGVEPPDQLKTNPGAKLEAWTDPTIPPIQKALENIGKALQAQYETLAIRARYKQYLDPSVEETKKFCISLRRNAKDERVLLHYNGHGVPKPTASGEIWVFNKNYTQYIPVSLYDLQHWLQAPTIFVWDCSEAGNILNNYHRFVEKHEEEEEEAAERDPNYTKTNFRPYIHLAACAVKENLPTNPLLPADLFTACLTTPIEMALWFFVLQNPLKTNLSPDRAKKLPGRLQERRTPLGELNWIFTAITDSIAWTTLPRDLFRKFFRQDLMVAALFRNFLLAQRVMTVYGCHPQSYPQLPDTHQHPLWETWDLAVDMALAQLPMLEKKESEGLDYEYQNSTFFTEQLTAFDVYLTRGDAMAQKSPDQLPVVLQVLLSQQHRVRALILLGRFLDLGPWSVQLALSIGIFPYVLKLLQSAAAELKPVMVFIWARLIAVDISCQQDLIKDSGYSYFAQILKPSEGLPVVDSDEHKAMCAFILAMLCKDYKNGQMVCNQTDIMTYCLTHLQNEENPLLRQWACLCISQLWQDLPEAKWRGIRENAYVKLAYLTKDPCCEVRAAMVHAMTTFLGIPDLTDEVARIEESIAWTILDMGNDGSPMVRKEFVVFLSHFAVRFESKFLVAAYEQLVEEKEYLMFPPRDDGQEHKMGLHYARPDHRNQDGTIKPTSQGLSHNTVYMALWKLALVLSVDPHPEVQREATIVVDFIHHALLNSSVGAPAQLVMAEIQKRASRLAHRHTPSASQRTSAAGPQVTQPLPSPGLLRRTASLLFPSLMNTEDRSRPSTPTTPTPPLPRSPSLKLSHNPMPPEQNDQSSSFAQYHLAPEPYSGAYQSRNLAKPPTLPLKSRFLEWSIEYFREPQMKPSEADEPGSTEYNERLWRRARNEAIFRETQPLKQQAGSHKWNNQLGIVNNGAQPAKMTFHQFEDHLAVADEGNTVYVWDWKKQGRLSRFSNGNPEGSRISDMKFINEDDQAMLLTGSSDGVIRVYRNYESDREIELASSWRALTHMVPSNVNSGMVFDWQQVTGRVLVAGDVRVIRVWYAAYETCIMDIPARSGSCVTSLTSDQMTGHMFVAGFGDGAVRVFDTRNRPQESMVRKWKDESDRQWIKSVHMQRGGQRELLSASRNGKVKVWDIRMDKPLHSFQTTRDTLRTATTHEHLPVFAVGTSAHAVKVFNLDGHELSNVEPYSSFLQQSRSSPISATAFHPHRPILGCAAKGDHHINLFTCEKSEPLSLG from the exons ATGACCGCTGTGTCGCTCCAACAGACGTCACCCGCTCCGCATCTGCTCCCCAGCCATACCCGCACCCGCTTCGCCGCCGCGAGCTCCTCCGCCAACGCCAGGCCATCGCCGACCCACATCCACCACGACAACCACGCGCTTTCCCACCACGATAATCTGCCTGCGCCGgcagcgacagcgacagcaACGCTCCGTGACCCTCCGCCTGCGATGGCGCTGAGATCCGAATTTAACGGCACCTCTGCGCCCACCGCCGACTCCAATGGAGTCGCCTCTAGAGCGCAACCGGTGCTGAATGGTCGCCCAGCTCCCAACCAACTTCCAAGAtctgatgacgatgatgatgaccaaCGACCCTCAAGCGCGCCCGGTCGACGCAACGGAAACGCGGTTCTCGAAACACGAGATGACATTGAGCATCACCAGCAGAAGCGGCCTGTGAAGCCATTGCTGCTCCGGTCAAAAAGCGACTACGCGCGGCCCATGGACGAGCCAGAGATCGTGAAGGACGATATACCCGAATGGGGGGCTAGGCACGGCTTCGAGGATCACTACCAGTCCGAGGACATAATATCAGACCTGGCTAAT AATTGGTACATGTACTTCACCGATAAACGACACGAGACGACAGGCAAACCCAAGCCGCTTCAGTATGAACTTCAGGACTGGCGACAGAGAGACAGACTAAAGACAGTCTCTGCGGCCCTCGCAGTGTGTTTGAACATCGGAGTCGAACCACCTGACCAGCTCAAGACGAATCCAGGCGCGAAGCTCGAAGCCTGGACGGACCCGACGATCCCGCCCATCCAGAAAGCTCTCGAGAACATCGGCAAAGCACTACAGGCGCAGTATGAGACCTTGGCGATTAGAGCCCGCTACAAGCAGTATCTGGATCCTTCGGTTGAAGAAACGAAAAAGTTCTGCATCTCCTTGCGTAGAAACGCCAAGGATGAGCGTGTTTTGCTTCACTACAACGGTCACGGCGTGCCCAAGCCGACCGCATCAGGCGAAATATGGGTGTTCAACAAGAACTACACCCAGTATATACCCGTCTCGTTGTACGATTTGCAACACTGGCTGCAGGCCCCCACCATCTTTGTCTGGGACTGCTCCGAGGCCGGCAACATCCTCAACAACTATCATAGATTCGTCGAAAAgcacgaggaggaggaagaggaagctgcCGAGCGTGACCCCAACTACACAAAGACGAACTTCCGACCATACATCCACCTGGCCGCATGTGCCGTCAAGGAAAACCTTCCGACGAATCCTCTCTTGCCGGCTGACCTCTTCACGGCTTGCCTCACCACACCCATTGAGATGGCACTCTGGTTCTTTGTCCTTCAGAACCCACTCAAGACCAACCTCAGCCCAGACCGAGCCAAGAAGCTCCCTGGCCGCCTGCAGGAACGACGTACACCATTGGGCGAGCTGAACTGGATCTTCACGGCCATTACTGACAGCATCGCGTGGACAACCCTTCCTCGCGACCTCTTCCGCAAGTTCTTTCGCCAGGATCTGATGGTGGCAGCTCTATTCCGCAACTTCTTGCTCGCTCAGCGCGTTATGACTGTGTACGGTTGTCACCCGCAGTCGTACCCTCAGCTTCCAGACACTCACCAGCACCCGCTCTGGGAGACCTGGGATCTGGCTGTCGATATGGCTCTGGCTCAGCTCCCcatgctggagaagaaggagagcgAGGGTCTCGATTACGAGTACCAGAATTCGACATTTTTCACAGAGCAGCTCACTGCTTTTGATGTCTACCTGACGAGAGGCGATGCTATGGCCCAGAAATCGCCTGACCAGCTACCCGTCGTTCTCCAAGTACTGCTTAGCCAGCAGCATCGAGTTCGCGCACTCATTCTACTTGGCCGGTTCCTTGACCTGGGCCCCTGGTCGGTACAGCTCGCTCTGAGTATCGGCATCTTCCCATATGTCCTGAAGCTTTTGCAGTCTGCGGCTGCCGAGCTCAAGCCAGTGATGGTCTTCATCTGGGCGCGGCTCATCGCAGTAGATATATCATGCCAGCAAGATCTGATTAAGGATAGCGGCTACAGCTACTTTGCCCAGATTCTCAAGCCCTCTGAGGGCCTGCCAGTTGTCGATAGCGACGAGCACAAGGCCATGTGCGCCTTCATCCTGGCCATGCTCTGCAAGGACTACAAGAACGGCCAGATGGTTTGCAACCAGACAGACATCATGACCTACTGCTTGACACATCTGCAGAACGAGGAGAACCCACTTCTGAGACAATGGGCATGCCTGTGTATCAGCCAGCTGTGGCAGGATCTCCCCGAGGCCAAATGGCGCGGAATCAGGGAGAACGCCTACGTCAAGTTGGCCTATCTCACGAAGGACCCCTGCTGTGAGGTTAGAGCTGCTATGGTTCACGCCATGACTACTTTCCTGGGCATCCCTGACCTCACGGATGAAGTGGCTCGCATCGAGGAGTCCATCGCGTGGACGATCCTCGACATGGGCAACGACGGAAGCCCGATGGTCCGGAAAGagttcgtcgtcttcctctcGCATTTCGCTGTCAGATTTGAGAGCAAATTCCTGGTTGCAGCCTATGAGCAACTGGTAGAGGAGAAGGAGTATCTCATGTTCCCTCCTCGGGATGATGGCCAGGAGCACAAGATGGGCCTCCACTACGCCAGGCCTGACCACCGTAACCAGGATGGAACGATAAAGCCGACCTCCCAGGGCTTGTCTCACAACACTGTCTACATGGCGCTATGGAAACTGGCGCTGGTCCTCAGCGTGGATCCTCACCCGGAAGTGCAACGAGAGGCGACCATCGTGGTCGACTTCATCCACCATGCCCTCCTCAACTCGAGTGTTGGCGCCCCAGCACAGCTAGTCATGGCTGAGATCCAGAAACGTGCTTCGAGGTTGGCACACCGTCACACGCCCAGCGCCAGTCAACGGACCAGCGCCGCGGGCCCTCAAGTTACGCAACCACTGCCTTCCCCTGGGCTGCTCCGTAGGACTGCCAGTCTCCTATTCCCTTCGTTGATGAACACCGAGGACAGGTCAAGACCATCGACACCGACAACACCAACTCCACCGCTTCCTCGATCACCCTCGCTGAAGCTCTCGCATAACCCCATGCCGCCTGAGCAGAATGATCAATCATCGTCATTTGCACAATATCATCTCGCTCCTGAACCCTACTCCGGTGCTTACCAGAGCCGAAACTTGGCAAAGCCCCCAACCCTTCCGCTCAAGAGCAGGTTCTTGGAATGGTCGATCGAGTACTTCCGTGAGCCACAAATGAAGCCAAGTGAGGCGGACGAGCCCGGAAGCACCGAGTACAACGAGCGTCTCTGGCGAAGAGCTCGCAACGAGGCAATCTTCCGAGAAACTCAGCCATTGAAACAACAAGCCGGAAGTCACAAGTGGAACAACCAGCTCGGTATCGTTAACAACGGTGCTCAGCCCGCCAAGATGACCTTCCACCAGTTTGAGGACCACCTTGCTGTAGCCGACGAAGGTAATACTGTCTATGTGTGGGACTGGAAGAAACAGGGCCGCTTGAGTCGATTCAGCAACGGAAACCCGGAAGGGTCCAGGATCAGTGACATGAAGTTCATCAATGAAGACGACCAGGCGATGCTTCTGACAGGCTCATCGGACGGTGTGATCCGGGTATACCGCAACTACGAGTCCGACAGAGAGATTGAGCTTGCGTCGTCGTGGCGCGCCCTGACACACATGGTCCCCAGCAACGTCAATTCGGGCATGGTGTTTGACTGGCAGCAGGTGACGGGCCGAGTCCTTGTCGCTGGTGATGTCCGAGTGATTCGAGTCTGGTATGCGGCGTACGAGACCTGCATCATGGACATCCCAGCGCGGTCCGGATCGTGCGTAACCTCATTGACTTCGGATCAGATGACGGGGCACATGTTTGTTGCCGGCTTCGGAGATGGAGCTGTACGAGTGTTTGATACCAGAAATCGACCTCAAGAGTCTATGGTGCGCAAGTGGAAGGATGAGTCAGATCGGCAATGGATTAAGAGCGTCCATATGCAGCGCGGGGGGCAACGAGAGCTCCTGAGCGCGAGCCGAaacggcaaggtcaaggtgtGGGATATCCGCATGGACAAGCCTCTGCACTCCTTCCAGACAACACGAGATACTCTTCGGACCGCGACCACGCATGAACACCTGCCGGTCTTTGCTGT GGGAACGTCAGCCCACGCGGTCAAGgtcttcaacctcgacggcCATGAGCTCTCCAACGTTGAGCCATACTCAAGCTTCCTGCAGCAGAGCCGAAGCTCGCCCATCTCGGCGACGGCATTCCACCCCCACCGACCCATCCTGGGGTGCGCCGCTAAGGGCGACCACCACATCAACCTGTTCACCTGCG